A genomic segment from Aegilops tauschii subsp. strangulata cultivar AL8/78 chromosome 1, Aet v6.0, whole genome shotgun sequence encodes:
- the LOC109768731 gene encoding septin and tuftelin-interacting protein 1 homolog 1-like: MALLKRSFTAALLDEGDDPSYPFKMPGSLARTTAPVAKMMRLWNYKQGSGLGAHGQGIIAPIKAIRHCSTAGIGHSEKTYKNGLHGAPAPSPPAQDEWHESAAVSRALHLERECCERTLALLRDVKLQGDDSVETEEALAAIVKSEEELRGKKRALGAWRGALPAPTVQHIVEQVLTPRMAMKAREWEPLWSPGCDHWLRPWIPLIGHLPESLYGTVESKISGGCYDVISPWKDYFGPTHWEIFSRRHILPKLTRWLQQLKITPPKQRDTKFREVMSWTPLVRTEDMVSILEQEFFGKWESALRHWLRSARPPSGEAAAWCAGWKNLFTPELLHDERVQARLEAGVAMVDREAADLSRLVCHT, translated from the coding sequence ATGGCGCTACTGAAGCGCAGCTTCACCGCAGCGCTGCTCGACGAGGGCGACGACCCGTCGTACCCGTTCAAGATGCCGGGCAGCCTCGCGCGCACCACTGCGCCGGTGGCCAAGATGATGCGGCTGTGGAACTACAAGCAAGGCTCGGGCCTCGGCGCGCACGGCCAGGGCATCATCGCCCCTATAAAGGCCATCCGGCATTGCTCGACCGCCGGCATCGGCCACTCCGAAAAGACGTACAAGAACGGCCTGCATGGCGCGCCGGCGCCGTCGCCGCCAGCCCAAGACGAGTGGCACGAGTCGGCGGCCGTCTCACGAGCCCTGCACCTCGAACGGGAGTGCTGCGAGAGGACCCTCGCGCTGCTGCGCGACGTGAAGCTTCAAGGCGACGACAGCGTGGAGACGGAGGAGGCGCTGGCGGCGATCGTCAAGTCCGAGGAGGAGCTCCGGGGGAAGAAGCGTGCGCTGGGAGCGTGGAGGGGCGCGTTGCCTGCTCCGACCGTGCAGCACATCGTGGAGCAGGTCCTCACGCCGAGGATGGCCATGAAGGCGCGAGAGTGGGAACCGTTGTGGAGCCCGGGCTGCGACCACTGGCTACGCCCGTGGATCCCCTTGATCGGTCACTTGCCGGAGAGCCTCTACGGCACCGTGGAGAGCAAGATCAGCGGCGGCTGCTACGACGTCATCTCCCCATGGAAAGACTACTTCGGCCCCACGCATTGGGAGATCTTCTCCCGGCGTCACATCTTGCCTAAGCTCACACGATGGCTGCAACAGCTCAAGATCACACCACCAAAGCAGCGCGACACTAAGTTCCGCGAGGTGATGTCGTGGACGCCTCTGGTGCGCACCGAAGACATGGTGTCGATCCTAGAACAGGAGTTCTTCGGCAAGTGGGAGAGCGCGCTGCGTCACTGGCTGCGGTCCGCGAGGCCGCCGTCGGGAGAGGCCGCGGCGTGGTGCGCCGGCTGGAAGAACCTCTTCACCCCGGAGCTGCTCCACGACGAACGCGTGCAAGCACGGCTGGAGGCCGGCGTCGCCATGGTGGATCGAGAAGCGGCAGACCTCAGCCGTCTTGTTTGTCATACATAG